In Nocardioides cavernae, a single genomic region encodes these proteins:
- a CDS encoding MFS transporter, with product MHTAQLSPVDAGPTPYLPGTAGYRRVMVAVFAAGMATFVLLYDVQALLPELVEAYDVSPTRATLAMSLTTASLAVALLVAGPVSEAVGRTPLIHLALWSAAVVGVLCALAPSWEALLGLRMLQGVTLAGLPAVATAYLREELHPSAHGRAFGLYIAGTALGGMAGRVVTAPVADAAGWRWGMAAAALAALACAAVVAWLLPASRHFVRRPADLRSVLDGARAAVRDRALLALYVLGACGIGTMVAVFNALGFRLSSAPYGLSVGTISLVYLVYALGSVSSATSGRIADRIGRRATIPVGCAFALVGVWLTLADALPVVVLGMAALTVGFFCIHGLASGWVTARAHLAGVRTGQAAAFYLFAYYLGASVFGNLGSAAWSHAGWPGVVALASTLLLTVCAMVVVLRRTPALAAPGAPA from the coding sequence GTGCACACCGCCCAGCTCTCACCCGTCGACGCCGGCCCGACGCCGTACCTCCCGGGCACCGCCGGCTACCGCCGCGTGATGGTGGCGGTGTTCGCCGCCGGGATGGCGACGTTCGTGCTGCTGTACGACGTCCAGGCGCTGCTGCCCGAGCTCGTCGAGGCGTACGACGTCTCCCCCACGCGCGCGACCCTGGCGATGTCACTGACGACCGCGTCCCTCGCCGTGGCGCTGCTCGTCGCGGGACCGGTGTCGGAGGCGGTCGGCCGCACGCCCTTGATCCACCTCGCCCTGTGGTCCGCGGCGGTCGTGGGCGTCCTGTGCGCCCTGGCGCCGTCGTGGGAGGCGTTGCTCGGCCTCCGGATGCTGCAGGGCGTGACCCTCGCCGGGCTGCCGGCCGTCGCCACGGCGTACCTCCGCGAGGAGCTGCACCCCTCCGCGCACGGTCGGGCGTTCGGCCTCTACATCGCCGGCACCGCCCTGGGCGGCATGGCCGGCCGGGTGGTCACCGCGCCGGTCGCCGACGCCGCGGGCTGGCGCTGGGGGATGGCGGCCGCCGCGCTCGCCGCGCTCGCGTGCGCGGCCGTCGTGGCGTGGCTGCTGCCGGCGTCGCGACACTTCGTGCGCCGGCCGGCCGACCTGCGGTCGGTGCTCGACGGCGCCCGCGCAGCGGTGCGCGACCGGGCCCTGCTGGCGCTCTACGTCCTGGGCGCCTGCGGGATCGGCACGATGGTGGCGGTCTTCAACGCGCTCGGCTTCCGGCTCAGCTCGGCGCCCTACGGGCTCTCGGTCGGCACGATCAGCCTGGTCTACCTCGTCTACGCCCTGGGCTCCGTCAGCTCGGCGACGTCCGGCCGGATCGCCGACCGCATCGGCCGTCGCGCCACCATCCCGGTCGGCTGCGCGTTCGCGCTGGTGGGGGTGTGGCTGACCCTGGCCGACGCCCTGCCGGTCGTCGTCCTGGGCATGGCGGCGCTCACCGTCGGCTTCTTCTGCATCCACGGCCTGGCGAGCGGGTGGGTCACCGCGCGTGCCCACCTCGCGGGCGTCCGCACCGGGCAGGCGGCGGCGTTCTACCTCTTCGCCTACTACCTGGGCGCGTCGGTCTTCGGCAACCTTGGCAGCGCCGCCTGGAGCCACGCCGGCTGGCCGGGCGTGGTCGCCCTCGCCTCGACGCTGCTGCTCACCGTCTGCGCGATGGTCGTCGTGCTGCGGCGCACGCCCGCCCTGGCCGCACCGGGCGCCCCCGCCTGA
- a CDS encoding MMPL family transporter, with product MARLLRSLGSWCARHGFVVIAIWALIGIGVGAAVTTFGAQTNNDLSLPGTDSQAAKDLLQERFPPQQNGVNPIVFDVSTGKLTDDDAKKAVSESVKAIAAVPHVASVTDPVSSDGQTAGLLADDGQTAFAPVLLDIGSGDLTPELAQQVVDATAPATRAGITVAAGGSVGSTLSTDDSEISEVVGIVAAMIILTLVLGSLVAMGLPIVTAVVGLAVALGVVGLLGHAVAIPSSGPTLATMIGLGVGIDYALFLITRHQENLRDGLSTVESAAQAVATSGSAIVFAGCTVVIALLSLGVAGIPLVSALGLASAIAVVAAVLVAITLLPAFLGLLGHRIAWLSLPAFMRPRSSRRAGLWARWAGVVRRHPAVVAAVSLAALVPLVIPALSLELGQEDVGATSPETTERQAYDLVTDGFGVGYNGPLQVASALDPVAAPSATYTRKYDKAQSLKADLQQKQKDLTAQKKQLQRQQQQLEAQQQSLEDQQAGLESDQASLEARADQLQGEQAGLERQAAALQAEQRRLEAEQTGLEAQASALERRARAVAGRIRSLTRELARLGLRERVLQRRIQRAEGNPVRVARLRARLVEVRERQVEVRARLRPLTAEARRLAEQARRLRSEAARLKQQADALQRRADGLQRQKTSLEQQAAELQREGDQLQQQADSLRRQGDELQQQATELQQQADDLKPQQKQAQQEQAQAEKLKQQLTDMVTTAGGDERGTDPRVVRLQKGLSATAGVVALTPPQLNKKGDVVLLSAVPETSPASDDTADLVVHVRDTVLPDTNEEGGITSHVGGYTASYVDLASLISARLLLVIGTVILLGFLLLMVAFRSLLIPLQAAITNLLSAAAAFGVLTAAFQWGWGISLLGIDTADGSVPIASYVPLMMFAGLFGLSMDYEVFLVSHVQQHHHAGEEAREAVQAALASSARITTAAALIMASVFASFILNIDPTIKQFGVGLSVAVLLAGILVVTLAPAILVLFGRAAWWLPRWLDRILPHVSIEGEPAVTSAAEPAGTSDGRASDLP from the coding sequence GTGGCTCGCCTCCTGCGCTCGCTGGGCTCGTGGTGCGCCCGCCACGGTTTCGTGGTCATCGCGATCTGGGCGCTGATCGGCATCGGTGTCGGTGCCGCGGTGACGACCTTCGGCGCGCAGACCAACAACGACCTCTCCCTGCCCGGCACGGACAGCCAGGCGGCCAAGGACCTCCTGCAGGAACGCTTCCCGCCGCAGCAGAACGGCGTCAACCCGATCGTCTTCGACGTGTCGACCGGCAAGCTGACCGACGACGACGCGAAGAAGGCGGTCTCCGAGTCGGTCAAGGCGATCGCTGCCGTGCCCCATGTCGCGAGCGTCACCGACCCGGTCAGCAGCGACGGCCAGACCGCAGGACTGCTGGCCGACGACGGCCAGACGGCCTTCGCGCCGGTGCTCCTCGACATCGGATCCGGAGACCTGACGCCCGAGCTGGCCCAGCAGGTGGTGGACGCGACGGCGCCCGCCACCAGGGCCGGCATCACCGTGGCCGCCGGCGGCTCGGTGGGCTCCACGCTGTCGACCGACGACTCCGAGATCAGCGAGGTCGTCGGCATCGTGGCCGCGATGATCATCCTGACCCTGGTGCTGGGCAGCCTGGTGGCGATGGGGCTGCCGATCGTCACCGCCGTGGTGGGGCTCGCCGTGGCCCTGGGTGTCGTCGGGCTGCTGGGGCACGCCGTCGCCATCCCGTCCAGCGGTCCGACGCTCGCCACGATGATCGGGCTCGGCGTCGGCATCGACTACGCCCTCTTCCTGATCACCCGCCACCAGGAGAACCTCCGCGACGGCCTGTCGACGGTCGAGTCCGCCGCGCAGGCCGTCGCGACATCGGGCAGCGCCATCGTGTTCGCGGGCTGCACCGTCGTCATCGCCCTGCTCTCGCTGGGAGTCGCGGGCATCCCGCTGGTCAGCGCGCTGGGCCTGGCCTCCGCGATCGCCGTCGTCGCGGCCGTGCTGGTCGCCATCACCCTGCTCCCCGCATTCCTGGGCCTGCTCGGTCACCGGATCGCCTGGCTTTCGCTGCCGGCGTTCATGCGTCCGCGGAGCAGTCGCCGCGCCGGCCTGTGGGCCCGTTGGGCCGGTGTCGTACGCCGACACCCCGCCGTCGTCGCAGCCGTGTCGCTGGCAGCGCTGGTGCCGCTGGTCATCCCGGCCCTCAGCCTCGAGCTCGGCCAGGAGGACGTCGGTGCGACGTCTCCGGAGACGACCGAGCGACAGGCGTACGACCTGGTCACCGACGGGTTCGGAGTGGGCTACAACGGCCCCCTCCAGGTCGCGTCCGCCCTCGACCCGGTGGCCGCACCGAGCGCCACCTACACCCGGAAGTACGACAAGGCGCAGTCGCTGAAGGCAGATCTCCAGCAGAAGCAGAAGGACCTGACTGCGCAGAAGAAGCAGCTCCAGCGGCAGCAGCAGCAGCTGGAGGCCCAGCAGCAGTCCCTCGAGGACCAGCAGGCAGGGCTCGAGAGCGACCAGGCCTCGCTGGAGGCGCGGGCCGACCAGCTCCAGGGGGAGCAGGCGGGCCTCGAGCGCCAGGCCGCGGCCCTGCAGGCCGAGCAACGCCGTCTCGAGGCCGAGCAGACAGGGCTGGAGGCCCAGGCATCAGCCCTCGAGCGAAGGGCCCGTGCGGTCGCCGGCCGGATCAGGTCGTTGACCCGCGAGCTCGCCCGGCTCGGCCTGCGCGAGCGCGTGCTCCAGCGTCGCATCCAGCGTGCCGAGGGCAACCCGGTCCGGGTCGCGCGGCTGCGCGCCCGTCTGGTCGAGGTCCGCGAGCGCCAGGTCGAGGTGCGAGCTCGGCTGCGCCCTCTCACCGCGGAGGCCCGGCGGCTCGCGGAGCAGGCCCGGCGGCTGCGATCCGAGGCAGCCCGGCTCAAGCAGCAGGCCGACGCGCTGCAGCGCCGGGCCGACGGCCTCCAGCGGCAGAAGACCTCGCTGGAGCAGCAGGCCGCAGAGCTCCAGCGCGAGGGCGACCAGCTCCAGCAGCAGGCGGACTCGCTGCGCCGGCAGGGCGACGAGCTCCAGCAGCAGGCGACTGAGCTGCAGCAGCAGGCCGATGACCTCAAGCCCCAGCAGAAGCAGGCCCAGCAGGAGCAGGCCCAGGCCGAGAAGCTCAAGCAGCAGCTCACCGACATGGTCACCACGGCCGGAGGCGACGAGCGCGGCACCGACCCGCGCGTCGTGCGCCTCCAGAAGGGCCTGTCGGCCACGGCAGGAGTGGTGGCGCTGACCCCGCCGCAGCTGAACAAGAAGGGTGACGTCGTGCTCCTCTCGGCCGTCCCGGAGACCTCGCCGGCCTCCGACGACACCGCCGACCTCGTCGTGCACGTGCGCGACACGGTGCTCCCGGACACCAACGAGGAAGGGGGCATCACGTCGCACGTCGGCGGCTACACGGCGTCGTACGTCGACCTGGCCTCGTTGATCTCCGCGCGGCTGCTCCTGGTGATCGGGACGGTCATCCTGCTGGGCTTCCTCCTGCTGATGGTCGCGTTCCGCTCGCTGCTGATCCCGCTGCAGGCGGCGATCACCAACCTCCTCTCGGCCGCCGCCGCGTTCGGGGTGCTGACCGCCGCCTTCCAGTGGGGCTGGGGGATCTCGTTGCTGGGAATCGACACCGCCGACGGGTCCGTGCCGATCGCCAGCTACGTGCCGCTGATGATGTTCGCCGGGCTCTTCGGGCTGTCGATGGACTACGAGGTGTTCCTCGTCAGCCACGTGCAGCAGCACCACCACGCCGGCGAGGAGGCGCGCGAGGCGGTGCAGGCGGCGCTGGCGTCGAGCGCGCGCATCACGACCGCCGCGGCGTTGATCATGGCGTCGGTCTTCGCCAGCTTCATCCTCAACATCGACCCGACCATCAAGCAGTTCGGCGTCGGTCTGTCGGTGGCGGTGCTGCTCGCCGGCATCCTGGTCGTGACACTGGCGCCCGCGATCCTCGTGCTCTTCGGGCGGGCGGCGTGGTGGCTCCCGCGCTGGCTGGACCGGATCCTGCCGCACGTCTCGATCGAGGGCGAGCCCGCCGTCACCTCGGCAGCGGAACCCGCAGGAACGTCGGACGGTAGAGCGTCGGATCTTCCTTGA
- a CDS encoding sulfite oxidase-like oxidoreductase, translated as MPVTRGFHRRRPEPERGRLPPGQYDTGSSWPVLSAEATPHQPEESWTFSIDGLVESPHTWTWQELHALPGSTYFGDIHCVTTWSKLDTTFSGVSVDDLLAVAEPDTSAAYVLAHSVTGYTTNLPLADVTGGRAWVVWSFDGKPLPRQHGGPLRLLVPHLYFWKSAKWLSRLELMTEDRPGFWEQNGYHDRGDPWREQRYQGDD; from the coding sequence ATGCCTGTCACCCGAGGATTCCACCGCCGCCGCCCCGAGCCGGAGCGCGGTCGGCTCCCACCCGGGCAGTACGACACCGGCTCGTCGTGGCCGGTGCTGAGCGCCGAGGCGACGCCCCACCAGCCCGAGGAGTCGTGGACGTTCAGCATCGACGGCCTCGTCGAGTCGCCGCACACGTGGACCTGGCAGGAGCTGCACGCCCTCCCGGGCTCGACCTACTTCGGCGACATCCACTGCGTGACCACGTGGTCCAAGCTCGACACCACCTTCAGCGGGGTCAGCGTCGACGACCTGCTCGCGGTCGCCGAGCCGGACACCTCGGCGGCGTACGTCCTGGCGCACTCGGTGACCGGCTACACGACCAACCTGCCGCTGGCCGACGTCACCGGCGGCCGCGCCTGGGTGGTGTGGAGCTTCGACGGCAAGCCGCTCCCCCGCCAGCACGGTGGTCCGCTCCGGCTGCTGGTGCCGCACCTGTACTTCTGGAAGTCGGCCAAGTGGCTCTCCCGCCTCGAGCTGATGACCGAGGACCGGCCGGGCTTCTGGGAGCAGAACGGCTACCACGACCGCGGCGACCCGTGGCGCGAGCAGCGCTACCAGGGTGACGACTGA
- a CDS encoding Type 1 glutamine amidotransferase-like domain-containing protein, with protein sequence MKLLLTSGGVTNDSIRAALVDLLGKPVEESSALCIPTAQWGHPMCGPESLRRFVTDGSPPTMTGLGWRSVGFLELTALPTISTDRWVPWVRAADVLLVDGGEATYLAHWLRESGLADLLPELTDTVWVGVSAGSMALTPRIGDLFVEWRPEEGDRTLGLVDFSLFPHVGLFPGNTLEVAGQWAAELGNPAYALDEQSAVLVDGDRVEVVSEGEWRHFA encoded by the coding sequence ATGAAGCTCCTGCTCACCTCCGGCGGCGTGACCAACGACAGCATCCGCGCGGCCCTCGTCGACCTGCTCGGCAAACCGGTCGAGGAGTCGAGCGCGCTGTGCATCCCGACGGCCCAGTGGGGTCACCCGATGTGTGGGCCGGAGTCGCTGCGGCGCTTCGTCACCGACGGGTCGCCGCCGACGATGACCGGCCTCGGCTGGCGGTCCGTCGGGTTCCTCGAGCTGACGGCGCTCCCCACGATCAGCACCGACCGCTGGGTGCCGTGGGTGCGCGCGGCCGACGTGCTGCTCGTCGACGGCGGCGAGGCGACGTACCTCGCCCACTGGCTGCGGGAGTCCGGGCTCGCGGACCTGTTGCCCGAGCTGACCGACACCGTCTGGGTCGGCGTCAGCGCCGGCAGCATGGCGCTCACCCCGCGCATCGGCGACCTGTTCGTCGAGTGGCGGCCCGAGGAGGGCGACCGGACCCTCGGCCTCGTCGACTTCTCGCTGTTCCCGCACGTCGGCCTGTTCCCGGGCAACACCCTGGAGGTGGCCGGGCAGTGGGCCGCCGAGCTCGGCAACCCGGCGTACGCCCTCGACGAGCAGTCCGCTGTCCTCGTGGACGGCGACCGGGTCGAGGTCGTCTCGGAAGGCGAGTGGAGACACTTCGCGTAG
- a CDS encoding FAD-binding oxidoreductase: MTTDVAPAPMAAWSDGRIIEKDQPTTNTVRLRLHVDDRPHHLPGQHYILRLRAPDGYTAQRSYSLASDSDDPLLELLVERQPDGEVSEFLADVAEVGDVLELRGPIGRWFVWDTRSRVLCLVGGTGVVPAVAMARTARRLGRTDLLRIAAMGRTPDELAYAPELRRYGATLAFTRTDVGDRPAGPFTTEELGPLLEGVDLGYVCGSARFASYAEDLLVAAGLDPAAIRVERFGPTGD; the protein is encoded by the coding sequence GTGACGACTGACGTGGCCCCGGCTCCCATGGCGGCCTGGAGCGACGGCCGCATCATCGAGAAGGACCAGCCCACCACGAACACGGTCCGGCTGCGGCTGCACGTGGACGACCGGCCCCACCACCTGCCCGGTCAGCACTACATCCTCAGGCTGCGCGCACCCGACGGCTACACCGCCCAGCGCTCGTACTCCCTGGCCTCCGACAGCGACGACCCACTGCTCGAGCTGCTCGTCGAGCGGCAGCCGGACGGTGAGGTCTCGGAGTTCCTCGCCGACGTCGCCGAGGTCGGCGACGTGCTCGAGCTGCGCGGACCGATCGGTCGCTGGTTCGTCTGGGACACCAGGTCCCGTGTCCTGTGCCTCGTCGGCGGCACCGGGGTCGTGCCCGCTGTCGCCATGGCCCGCACGGCACGCCGGCTCGGGCGCACCGACCTGCTGCGCATCGCCGCGATGGGCCGCACCCCCGACGAGCTCGCCTACGCCCCCGAGCTCCGGCGCTATGGAGCGACCCTCGCGTTCACGCGGACCGACGTCGGAGACCGGCCGGCCGGTCCGTTCACGACCGAGGAGCTGGGCCCGCTGCTCGAGGGCGTCGACCTCGGCTACGTCTGCGGCTCGGCCCGCTTCGCTTCCTACGCCGAGGACCTGCTCGTCGCGGCCGGCCTCGACCCCGCGGCCATCCGCGTCGAGCGCTTCGGACCGACGGGCGACTGA
- a CDS encoding DUF4185 domain-containing protein, with amino-acid sequence MASRQPARRWTVAACLVVIVAQGVALATITLRGDAREPHRVPLLIAAPAVVALSLSHDADAMSGTPFDATWTDDEDEARSEVLDGTVVAAVLVDLRKTQDVVLVNARTDGKLNDAVVDRVTAISASHDRTVTVQEVAGSGSARAASRVRWFVILSGLLGFGFVLGISLVRGPVAGAARLGMLRVLGLGVVAVAGAFLLQLLPWTRLPGDDLTIIGLGALYVFTMGAITLAVEALAGLVGLAAAAATYLVLATPLLTGTSHYLLPAPWPAVTPWMPTGAAQATLADVAYFGRGVDRPQLLVVTAGALVAVVTLVLARRLSGLSQGSGKVEAVPVRHWQLRVLGAVLPLAVLAGLVVAFVPTDVVATPALPSVATQTTCVDRGGRPRTVTELNDQIAHLQGTPAFQGADVGADAELGDGRFLVVFGDTLRSEDFDGPLFARNSMLLWDTDCVSVVLPPSQGALIPDRRDGVGYWPMSTAVAHRPGYDLVLVSAQRVRATGAGSFDFANLGPSLAVFVVAQGGTPQLISVRDIGPDDPKRSRPEWGAAMAVDDNWLYLYGTANPDTEGVFGFSLQVARVRPDHVLDASAWRFWDGSTWQRDARESAQLVAAVEGVSQTLSVFHRGDRWYALSKKDGDLGDQMAFWTAPRATGPFTPTEPVADLPADQDTGAITYMPLAHPQIFPQPGTMVTSYSNNNTDPQKIKEDPTLYRPTFLRVPLPR; translated from the coding sequence GTGGCATCGAGGCAGCCCGCGCGTCGCTGGACGGTGGCGGCGTGCCTGGTCGTCATCGTCGCCCAGGGCGTCGCCCTGGCAACGATCACCCTGCGCGGTGACGCCCGGGAGCCGCACCGGGTCCCGCTGCTGATCGCCGCGCCGGCCGTGGTGGCGCTGTCGCTCTCCCACGACGCCGACGCGATGTCGGGCACGCCGTTCGATGCCACCTGGACCGATGACGAGGACGAGGCCCGCTCCGAGGTCCTCGACGGCACCGTGGTGGCGGCCGTGCTCGTCGACCTGCGCAAGACGCAGGACGTCGTGCTCGTCAACGCGCGCACGGATGGCAAGCTCAACGACGCGGTCGTCGACCGGGTCACGGCGATCTCCGCCTCGCACGACCGGACCGTCACGGTCCAGGAGGTCGCCGGGTCGGGCTCGGCCCGTGCGGCCAGCCGCGTCCGCTGGTTCGTCATCCTGAGCGGCCTGCTGGGGTTCGGCTTCGTGCTCGGGATCTCCTTGGTCAGGGGGCCTGTCGCAGGGGCCGCGCGGCTCGGCATGCTGCGGGTCCTCGGCCTCGGCGTGGTCGCGGTCGCTGGTGCCTTCCTGCTGCAGCTGCTCCCGTGGACGCGACTGCCCGGCGACGACCTCACCATCATCGGGCTGGGCGCTCTCTACGTCTTCACGATGGGTGCGATCACCCTCGCAGTCGAGGCGCTGGCCGGGCTCGTCGGACTGGCGGCCGCGGCGGCGACCTACCTCGTCCTGGCCACCCCCTTGCTGACCGGCACCAGCCACTACCTGCTACCAGCGCCCTGGCCGGCCGTGACGCCGTGGATGCCGACCGGCGCTGCCCAGGCCACGCTGGCCGACGTGGCCTACTTCGGTCGCGGTGTCGATCGCCCGCAGCTGCTGGTGGTCACCGCCGGCGCGCTGGTGGCCGTGGTCACCCTGGTGCTCGCCCGCCGGCTGAGCGGGCTCTCCCAGGGTTCAGGGAAGGTGGAGGCGGTGCCCGTGCGGCACTGGCAGCTGCGGGTGCTCGGTGCGGTCCTGCCGCTCGCGGTGCTTGCGGGGCTGGTGGTCGCCTTCGTGCCGACGGACGTCGTCGCCACGCCCGCGTTGCCGAGCGTGGCCACGCAGACGACGTGCGTCGATCGCGGCGGTCGCCCCAGGACGGTGACCGAGCTGAACGACCAGATCGCCCACCTCCAGGGGACCCCGGCATTCCAGGGCGCCGACGTCGGTGCCGACGCCGAGCTCGGGGACGGTCGGTTCCTCGTCGTGTTCGGCGACACGCTGCGCAGCGAGGACTTCGACGGACCTCTGTTCGCGCGCAACTCGATGCTGCTGTGGGACACCGACTGCGTGTCGGTGGTGCTGCCGCCCTCCCAGGGCGCCCTCATCCCCGACCGCAGGGACGGTGTCGGCTACTGGCCGATGTCGACCGCCGTGGCCCACCGACCCGGCTACGACCTCGTGCTGGTCTCGGCCCAGCGGGTGAGGGCCACCGGCGCCGGCTCGTTCGACTTCGCCAACCTCGGGCCGTCGCTGGCGGTGTTCGTGGTGGCCCAGGGTGGGACACCGCAGCTGATCTCCGTCAGGGACATCGGACCTGACGACCCGAAGCGGAGCCGGCCGGAGTGGGGCGCGGCGATGGCCGTCGACGACAACTGGCTCTACCTCTACGGGACCGCCAACCCGGACACCGAGGGTGTCTTCGGGTTCTCCCTCCAGGTCGCGCGGGTGCGGCCGGACCACGTGCTCGACGCCTCGGCGTGGCGCTTCTGGGACGGCAGCACGTGGCAGCGCGACGCCCGCGAATCGGCCCAGCTGGTGGCGGCCGTCGAGGGTGTGTCGCAGACGCTGAGCGTCTTCCACCGCGGCGACCGCTGGTACGCGCTGAGCAAGAAGGACGGAGACCTCGGCGACCAGATGGCCTTCTGGACCGCCCCGCGAGCAACCGGACCCTTCACGCCCACCGAGCCGGTCGCGGATCTACCCGCCGACCAGGACACCGGCGCGATCACCTACATGCCGCTCGCGCACCCACAGATCTTCCCCCAGCCGGGGACCATGGTGACGTCGTACAGCAACAACAACACCGACCCCCAGAAGATCAAGGAAGATCCGACGCTCTACCGTCCGACGTTCCTGCGGGTTCCGCTGCCGAGGTGA
- a CDS encoding LysR family transcriptional regulator — protein sequence MMLRDLGWLVELGDLGHVTETAASLGTSQPTLSRSLARIEAELGVRVFERTPAGLEVTPDGRVVLDAARDLVVRHQQLRADLANRLDPDTGIVRLAFLDSMATTLVPKLLRAFHAEAPAVKVVLSQEPAHDIRSDLDRGAVELGLTMDRAEDLGWLAVQRERLVVVVPPTHRFRGRTRIDLAALADDELVTTPPGFGHSALVQALLAEAGVSPRISFESADLATIEGLVAAGLGVAIVPEAFAGQSGSVGLALSSPSATRTIGLTWRTDRPLAPPAERFLAFVRGRTWAG from the coding sequence ATGATGCTCCGTGACCTCGGCTGGCTGGTGGAGCTCGGCGACCTCGGCCACGTCACCGAGACGGCGGCGTCGCTCGGCACGAGCCAGCCCACGCTGTCGCGTTCGCTCGCCCGGATCGAGGCGGAGCTCGGGGTGCGCGTCTTCGAGCGGACGCCGGCCGGTCTCGAGGTCACTCCTGACGGGCGGGTGGTCCTCGACGCCGCCCGCGACCTCGTCGTACGCCACCAGCAGCTGCGCGCCGACCTGGCCAACCGGCTCGACCCGGACACCGGGATCGTCCGGCTCGCGTTCCTGGACTCGATGGCCACCACGCTGGTCCCCAAGCTGCTGCGTGCCTTCCACGCCGAGGCGCCGGCCGTGAAGGTCGTGCTGAGCCAGGAGCCCGCGCACGACATCCGCAGCGACCTGGACCGCGGTGCCGTCGAGCTCGGGCTCACCATGGACCGGGCCGAGGACCTCGGCTGGCTGGCGGTGCAGCGTGAGCGGCTCGTGGTGGTGGTGCCGCCCACACACCGCTTCCGCGGCCGCACGCGCATCGACCTCGCCGCACTGGCCGACGACGAGCTGGTCACGACACCGCCGGGCTTCGGCCACAGCGCGCTCGTGCAGGCCCTGCTCGCCGAGGCCGGCGTGAGCCCCCGGATCTCCTTCGAGAGCGCCGACCTGGCCACGATCGAGGGTCTGGTGGCCGCCGGGCTCGGGGTGGCGATCGTGCCGGAGGCGTTCGCCGGTCAGTCGGGGTCGGTGGGGCTCGCGCTGTCGTCCCCGTCGGCGACGCGCACGATCGGTCTCACCTGGCGCACCGACAGGCCGCTCGCGCCGCCGGCCGAGCGGTTCCTGGCGTTCGTGCGCGGCCGGACGTGGGCCGGCTGA